The proteins below come from a single Camelus bactrianus isolate YW-2024 breed Bactrian camel chromosome 2, ASM4877302v1, whole genome shotgun sequence genomic window:
- the GPRIN3 gene encoding G protein-regulated inducer of neurite outgrowth 3 produces the protein MGTVPDPLRSAKTSLIEASGKEEDLGEVRAASPQPRPALLCENTNGLSSTPAEPAFGPRTAAEALMQAGEHETTQPAMSSPGVVREVGKTSPTLNSPGDTQLPGSREPTAPAPCSAAEKDLTHATFTMPANQHAHPAIPGDQPNAGLYSGPEDTLVKSQRTSDVEPPEKSSCPVGDTCGGNKDQVSCDFPSRETTQGMVQAADTAARVFGNTSTSVGGPEGERQQAVCDSQTRSCDSPARDDGCSGNILQSASTSDTQAVTSGTPQPSHLPSKGSTFPSDPEKVPLPAHALVSRFKEVGTMTSQAEKEVEEAPPRAQQDAEVQAVASVESRAVSTSPSILTAFLKEAPAQEQFEPEQLCVISHGSGRVSHTWELTDHTHGPQQVAQSLGITPEVHIQAAAAVSTASQGERESVNPPGEVLMTPAVNVASSNAQDTCKENGRSAGKTLAREGLSSKQLSGASSTSLKAGPSDQTSVSTGRPAGTSHGLGACEMQPSEFAVETTDGHRADPDYQLSSSCGPTSKDDQSGSLDLTNQGNARERKRVSPHVVEEQESSGIDILDAKGRAEAKSLLLNPKSQESGGTASAASPTPSPVRKSQEGTGEENRQTKTATSLSLPSDSLGESSPGSGKRTPSRSVKASPRRASRVSEFLKELNVTAAAAQVGLTPGEKKKQLSADSKLQLKQSKRVRDVVWDEQGMTWEVYGASLDPESLGIAIQNHLQRQIREHEKLIKAQSSQTRRSISSDTSSNKKLKGRQHSVFQSLLQNFRRPNCCVRPAPSSVLD, from the coding sequence ATGGGGACTGTACCTGACCCTCTGAGATCAGCTAAAACTTCCCTGATTGAAGcttctggaaaagaagaggatTTAGGAGAGGTGCGGGCGGCCTCACCTCAGCCTCGACCAGCCCTCCTGTGTGAGAACACCAATGGCCTTTCCAGCACTCCTGCAGAGCCAGCCTTCGGCCCCAGGACAGCAGCTGAGGCCCTGATGCAGGCTGGTGAGCATGAGACCACCCAGCCCGCCATGTCTTCTCCTGGCGTTGTCCGTGAAGTGGGGAAAACATCTCCCACACTCAACTCTCCTGGTGATACCCAGCTGCCGGGGAGCAGGGAGCCCACAGCACCAGCCCCATGTTCTGCAGCAGAAAAGGATCTTACACACGCAACATTTACCATGCCAGCTAATCAGCACGCCCACCCGGCCATCCCAGGCGACCAGCCCAATGCTGGCCTCTACTCAGGACCTGAAGATACCCTGGTGAAATCACAGAGAACTTCAGATGTAGAGCCACCCGAGAAGTCAAGTTGTCCTGTGGGGGACACCTGTGGTGGCAATAAAGATCAAGTGTCCTGTGATTTTCCATCTCGAGAAACAACCCAGGGAATGGTGCAAGCTGCagacacagcagccagagtgttCGGTAACACATCCACTTCTGTAGGTGGACCTGAAGGGGAAAGGCAGCAAGCTGTTTGCGATTCCCAGACAAGGTCCTGTGACTCTCCTGCGAGAGATGATGGATGTTCCGGGAACATACTACAGTCTGCCTCCACCTCAGACACCCAGGCTGTGACTTCAGGGACACCTCAACCATCCCACCTCCCTAGCAAAGGGTCAACGTTTCCTTCAGATCCGGAGAAGGTGCCACTGCCAGCACATGCTCTGGTGTCAAGGTTCAAAGAAGTGGGCACGATGACCAGCCAGGCTGAAAAGGAGGTCGAGGAAGCTCCCCCCAGGGCTCAGCAAGATGCCGAGGTGCAGGCAGTGGCCAGTGTCGAGAGCAGAGCCGTGTCCACCAGCCCCAGCATCCTCACTGCGTTCTTAAAGGAAGCCCCTGCTCAGGAGCAGTTCGAACCAGAGCAGCTGTGTGTCATCTCCCATGGCAGCGGCCGCGTGAGCCACACGTGGGAGCTGACTGACCACACCCATGGGCCCCAGCAGGTGGCTCAGAGCCTGGGCATCACGCCAGAGGTGCACATCCAGGCGGCTGCAGCAGTTTCTACAGCTTCCCAAGGGGAAAGGGAATCAGTGAACCCACCAGGCGAAGTCCTTATGACCCCAGCAGTCAACGTGGCATCCAGTAACGCTCAGGATACGTGTAAAGAAAATGGGAGGTCAGCAGGAAAGACCCTAGCAAGGGAAGGGCTCTCCTCTAAGCAGCTTTCAGGTGCTAGTTCTACCTCCCTGAAAGCTGGCCCCAGTGACCAGACCTCTGTCAGCACAGGACGTCCAGCTGGAACAAGCCATGGGTTAGGGGCATGTGAAATGCAGCCATCTGAGTTTGCTGTGGAAACCACAGATGGCCACAGAGCAGACCCGGATTACCAACTCTCCAGCTCTTGTGGCCCCACCAGCAAAGATGACCAGTCTGGGAGCTTAGATCTCACCAACCAAGGGAATGCAAGAGAGAGGAAGCGTGTGTCTCCTCACGTCGTGGAAGAGCAGGAATCCTCTGGCATTGATATTCTGGATGCAAAGGGAAGGGCAGAAGCCAAAAGCCTACTTCTCAACCCGAAATCTCAAGAAAGTGGAGGCACAGCATCAGCCGCCAGtcccaccccctctccagtcAGAAAGAGTCAGGAGGGCACCggagaagaaaacagacagaCCAAGACAGCCACCAGCCTAAGCCTGCCCTCCGATTCCCTGGGGGAGTCCAGTCCGGGTTCTGGCAAGAGGACCCCTTCTCGCTCGGTCAAAGCCAGCCCCCGCCGGGCCAGCCGGGTCAGTGAGTTCCTCAAGGAGCTGAACGTGACAGCAGCCGCCGCTCAGGTGGGACTCACtccaggagagaagaaaaagcagcTCAGTGCTGACTCCAAGCTCCAGTTGAAACAGTCCAAGCGTGTCAGGGACGTCGTGTGGGACGAGCAGGGCATGACCTGGGAGGTGTACGGCGCTTCCCTGGACCCGGAATCCCTGGGCATCGCCATCCAGAACCACCTACAAAGACAAATCAGGGAACACGAGAAATTAATCAAAGCTCAAAGCAGCCAGACCCGGAGATCCATCTCTTCAGATACTTCTTCCAATAAAAAGCTCAAAGGCAGGCAGCACAGTGTTTTCCAGTCCCTGCTGCAGAACTTTCGACGCCCCAACTGCTGCGTCCGCCCCGCCCCTTCCTCTGTGTTagactga